CTTGACGCTCTTCCACCATTTCATCTCCATACATGGCGACCTCGCGCGTCCGGCGATCCGGTCGAGGTTCCGGTGAAGGCGGGTCGGACATGGTGTGGGAAATTAAAGGTTGAGCACTTCAATCAAAAAGTTAGCATTGAACTTTCCTGTGTAATGTCGATTGCTCGTTGCTGATAAATGATGTTGTAGAATCGAACCAAGATGCCTCAAAATGCAGgagtttgttggtgttggtccAGCACGCATTTGGGGCCCCTGGCCGAGAATTTGGCGCCGTATCATTGGGGCTGTGTTTTGcagccaacccccaaactGTGCCCCCATCAAAACATGAGTGTTTCCCGGTTCGTCGTTCGTCAATAGCGGAACTCGATCCCGACAGTCTGGTTCAATGCACTTTGCCATGTCCGATCTGCGCTCAGGTCGTTGCACTGAAACAAGAAGCCGAAGGCGCCGAGAAGAGGTGTGATATCTATGGAAAGCTCGCGTCCCAGCAGAAACTTGGAGAGTGGGAGTCGGGGCCTAATCGAGCAGTGCAGGGTGACTTCCAACAGCATCATAGCATCTTAAACCCCTTTCTGGAAGTCGCATGATGCACCGCGGTGGGCTTCTTACTATCTTTGGACCTGTTGAAGACCTGTGTGAGCGTCTTTTTTGAGACCAACAGGCCTAGGACGCCACGAATAGTTCTGTTGACGTAAATTTTGATGCCAAAAATGGCCACATACCTAGAAAGCCTTGAAAGAGTCCTGAGATGGGTTGCGTATAAGAAGACAGTAAATCCAACCTAAGAACCCGATTTTTTCACTCCAGCTCATCATTCGCACTTTTCCAGTCTGGCACTGAAACCTTACAAGATCGCATACCTCTATTTCAAACACCCAAGCAGCTTTCAAAATGTCCAGAAATCCCAGCCGCTCCAACTCTCCCGCCCCTCGCCagagcaccatcaccgagagcaccctctcctccgggTTTGGTGATTATGGTTCCCCCGGAATAGAAGGCTTTGctcgtcctccttctcgcAGCTCTAGCACGGCTGCCCAGCGTGGAAGCGCCAGCACCTTCAGCAGCACTACTGCTCAGCGTGGAAGCACAACCACCACGGCTGGCCGCACCCCCTCAACTCCGGCGCGCCCAGCCTCTCCCGGTCCTCGGCCAGGGAGCTCTGGCGGTGTTCGCCCAGGCAGTTCAGGTGGCGGTCGCCCAGGCAGCTCAGGCAGTGCAGGCTCCGGCGACTCCATCATTCCAACCGAGGGTAATGTGCCCGCAGCACTCCTCAACCGGGGCAAAAGGTCGCAGGAGGACAGGCAGAGGCTTGCCATTGGAGAGTCTAATGCTTCTATGCTGGATTCCCGTGGCCGTTCGGCTCGCCCCTCCCGTGACAGGAAGTCCAGAAAGGACGGCTCCAAGTCTTCTTCTCGCTCTCGCTAAGCGACTCGATGGGCTTGAGCGTGCAGGTGTCCGGCATTCGGAAAGGAACTTGACTTGATTTCCCGCTTGGGTGGCGTATTGGGTTACATGTATCGTTTTGCTTTGTCGAGCTCGTTTTCGTTCTAGAATGGGTATGGAtacatggaggaggagttctGGTTTGGGTGCTCGTTAGTGTCTgtggtgtggaagagatAACAATAGAAATTTGGGATGCCTTGCTGGACAAGGCTTTGCAAACCAATCCCCCGTTCCGTCTCTACGCCACCAAATGTGAATTGTTGCGCTGTACAGATGAGGTTACCACTCCGACTGCCTAGCTGGTCCTGTGGAGGGAGCCGGGCAAGGTCAGAAGAATTGCTGAGGCGCTAACCGCCATGTGTGTCGGAACACACATTTATCTGTTAGCGCAGTAGCACTTGCACCTAGTTATGGTGGCTGTGCTTAGGAGGCGGTGCTCCCGAACGCTGAGCTCATTAGAAACCTATGCGAGATCAACACTCACGAAAAAGCGCCAATCCACCCATGGTTCCCTTCCACAAGCCTTCATTCCCGGCGTTTCTTGACCACTTCGAACCACCACGACATCATGGAACGCCCAACCCGACGACCCACCCAGCGTGCCGGCCCAGACAAGTCCCACTCAACCGATCTTGGCTCGACCTCTACCGGGCCGAGCCATTCAACAACTGTGTCCACAATCGCTGTAGCTGGCGCCGAAATTGAGGCCAACCGGCAGCGGCGCCTCGAAGCCGAACAGGCGGCCGAGCGGGCCCGCCAAGATATTGAGCGGATCCTCCAGCGGGGTCCGCTATCGGAGGAGAGAATGGAGGAGCTGTCCATCGCGGCAGAGGAGTTTTATCGGCAGTCGatggaaaggaggaggaagcggcAGTTGAGAGAGCTGGCAATCGCTGCTGGAGTGTTTCTCGTAGCACTGGTTGCCTGGTGggcttggtggaggattGAATGGTGTAATTCTCAATTTGCAAGGCTCCAGTGACGATGATCGATCGACGTAACGTCAATTCTCCCGGCTGGTAGGTAGGATCTAAGATGGTGTTTAAACGGTCTGGTAGTAGAATGGGTTCGTAGGAGGAATGGACGGTCGAGGGATCAACGTCTTCGAACAGGATCTGCTTGAAAAGTAGGGATCGCGTCGATGACGGAATTGCTAGTGCTGATCTTCTAGTTTTTTTAAAAAGAATCAGTCAGTGGGATCCTGTTTCTAGTAAGGTACATATGGTAATACTAGCCGTCAGTGTAATGCGTGATGATGAATTCAAGGAGAAACTGTAGGGTAGTTGTTGCAGGAATAAAAATGACGCGGTTGCTCTGGTTAGAGTGTTTTTGTCAAGGAACGGAGCCCCTAAGGGCAGTGCCTTCCCGTCGGAATTCAGCTACAGTCGGGTGGTAGGCTAGCAGGATTGCACTCAGATGTCGCGCCGCCAAAGTAGGAGAAGGCACTACCGCACCTACAGTACAGGTACTCCGGCTTCCGCCTTTTCATTATGCCATGCCCAGGCTCACCCTGGCCGCACGTTTGACAGTCCGCCCGAGCCGTCCTACTTCCAACCGTCAAAATTTCCATCGATTCTGGCCATACGTTACACGGGCAGGCAAGACACACAAAGCTCCTATGTGTACGATTTATAGTTTTCTGGTCCTCCGCCATAGCCCCTGTCTCCCTGTCTCTTTTACTAACAGGCTTATGCACCGATCTATCAAAGTTTCTCGCGTTAGCATCGGATTCTATAGCTGCTCATGCGCCTAAAGGTCCCAAGAAGCGAAACTTTGACATACCTGCCAAacatccaacccaaccccaacctcattCGGCCCTCCAGTGGCATACGCAACAGCCGAGTTCAACCACTCGTACTTTGGGCTCGCCGTCTCGAACAGGATGTGCACATGAGGCGCGTGTCCCTTCTCGAAGATCAAGATCGTGGCGTTGTCATCGGTGTGCAACGAGTAGAGGGCGTCTGGGCTGAACACACCCTGGCGTGAGGTCAGGCCCCAGTCGAGACCCTTTCCAACTGTCCCTATTTGTGGTATTAGCGACACAACATTCGTTTGAACGGGTCGCAGTTCCTACCACTGATCTTCGGGCCTACAGCATTCCCGCCCGAGATTGTCAAGAGATCCCTTGTGCCGTAGGGGACAGAACCGATGGAAATGGGCTCCGCGAATGTCAGGTTAACGCTGAAGAGGTAGGTTAGGGTCGGAGGGGCGGGATCGACAGCTAGCACTGCCACAGCGAGGGCACAGAGGGCAGATAAACTACTAAGGGATAGCATGATGGTGACTGAGTGCTGGCTAGGTAACAAAGGGTTGGTTTGGAGCCAACTCCAAAGCTCAGAAAGGAAGCAACAATGATCATTTATACTTGCTGTTTTTCATGTGACCCTGTCAGCACTACGAGCCGCCACCTCATATCCTCCCGCGTTCGCACAACAGAGTAGCTAACGGCTAAACTGGAACCACAACAGAACCCTGCAGTGATTAGGTGCCCTCTTTTGCCTGAAGCAACCAGCACATACATCGCAGTCAGATCTGTCTCGCACATCACCGGGAATCACAAGAGTCCGAGGAGATAGATCACCTCGGGATGAGATCGCCTTGTTCCTGCAGGTAATATCTGAAGCGAGTCGGTTCCTACATACATCCGTGGGACAGTTGGGCCTAGAAGTTCCTATCAATACGCCAAATATCATCAGCGAACAGCTAAAACAATTCATGAGGATACATTATCGTATGCGCAAAAGAAACCGAAATCAATTGACCATCTCCTCTACTAAACGCTCAAAGCTATCGATGCCAAAGATAGGAATCCCGTTCCCATCCTATGCGACCAGTCTCAGGCCAGCCACTCCACTCCCATGAATTACTTGCCCATTCCAGACGGGTGTCGACATGCCCCCAAATAGCACCcgatcctcctcccccagatCTCAATCGGATACCATCAGTTCCATGCCTACTCATTCATCTCCCAAGCAAGATCCATATCATCGCCATTGTTGGTATTCCCCGGTAGTCAGGGAAGCTAGAGCCAGACCCAAGAACCCTGGATGCGGCCACGGCCGAGATCAGCGAGCTGCGAGAAGGCAGCGGGGCTGAGATCCAAGCTGCCGGCGGAGCAGGCAGGGCAGCGGTCGACAACGGCGACCTCGACGGACTTGCCCTCGAAGCTGGCGCGGAGGCGGCGACCgcagagggggttgttgttggggttgccgCCGGGGGTCCGGGGGTCGAAGTCGGCGTGGGAGAGAGCGACGACGAACTCGCTGTCCTGGTGGAGCTGGGCGCAGGCGCCGAGGCCGACAGAGGAGCCTGTCTAGGTGGTGGTTAGTAACTGGCATTTAGAGTTGTTTGAGATATAGAGTGGACATACTGTAGTGGGTGAAGTCaccggaggcggcggcggcagcgttGGTAGGGGCAGCCATGGCAGAGGAGGCGAAGATGGCGACGAGGCCAGCagtgaaggtggtgaaagAGACCATTTTAACGGTTGTGGAAGGTTTGTTGGTTCTAAGGGGTGAAGGTGAGTTGTGAGAGTTGCTTGAGAGGTCTCAAAGAGTGAAGTGATGGATGTTACTgcgtggtgaagaagagaaaggggaggcAGTAGAGGTAGGAGAACGATGTCTTTATTGGTTTCTGAAAGAAGTCTCTGGGGGAGGGCGTCGAAGGTCACAATGGGTCATCTGGAGCCCATCCGTACGTACCCCACTGCTTGGGTCAAAGGAAAGGAGCGGTAATACAGGAGATAGTGGGTCTGTACTTGGGATGAGGCCGGCTATCTCTATCCCGAGGTCTCTTTCGGGAGCCATAGGGGGTCATTCCGTTTGCTGCGCCAGGTTCATTACTTAGGATGATCGCCTGGAGTCTTTGTTTCGGAGCTCCTGGAGGTCACGGTAACCTCAGCCCAATGGAGATCGAGATATCAACAAATTCCAGTACAACGGAAAGCAGTGGTCATTTAGTATCTGAGACCCTGCACATTCATTTCTAGttgctcctccttttccgcCGACAGTCACACCCTGCCGTTTGGGGCCGTAAGACCCCGCCTGACGCTCTGTTGAATCCCGATATCAAGAGCGCTGCTCCGGCTTGCTGGAGCAAATGGCAGAAGAATAAAGAAGGGAATCAGATAGTTTGGGGATCTCGTCTGTTGAGGGTGTCATCTTTCAGCTTGGAGCTCTCATCTGGTTGCTGATAGCTCACGAGAGACTCGAGcgtgggttagggttgatgCCTCAagcccctttttctttgtttaCAGCTGTGGATCCATACTTCCATCACGACGGCAACGTCCCTTTTGCTGATGTGACACTAGACGTGGAATCATTTCAGGgacttcttcaacaacgatTGTCTAAGTTCTTACCATGTATCCAATGCTACGATCGATCTTTGATATTATTCCACCACGAAATACCCAACCTAACCATTATCCATCCAGCGCCGCCTCCAGCGTCATCTTACCCCAAAGCCAGTCATCCACCTccgacccctccatcctcgccacctcATCAGGGGGAGACCTACCCCTCAACTGCCACGACGCATGCTGAGAAGGGTCCTCCACATACCCCCCAACTTCGCAACCTCAAGActatcctccccctcaattACAACCCTAACCTCGAGCGCCCGCTGAGCAAAGATATTGGCCCTCCTCTCATCCGCATACATACACGCAATCCGAAACGCAACAACATGCACCTTCGGAATCGACTGATCCCagatcccctcctccctaaAAACCGCAAACATCTCCCGCAACAGCGCCAGCGCCTTTGCGTAATAGAACGTCCCATTACCATCCTCGAGTTCATGCTCAATCGCCGCAatctccaacaaccacataTTGCTCTCCTCGCTCGCCCCCGGCGGCAAACCACACAGCTCGCACTCGCAGTGAAAGAAGAAGCAATCCTCCAAAACCTTTTGGCGGTGCACCCGCGGTCCAGTCTGCGTCATGTACGAGACGGTGagctcctccccgtcttgaATATCCCTCAGCGCGTGGATGGTCAACCGCTCGGTCTTGTTATTCCAATTGTAATGTGTGTTGGGCCGGCAAGAGTGATCCATGCGAGACATCTCAAGGAATAGCCCACCCTCCGGTTCGTGGGTGCcaaagaggaggacgttGGTTTTGGCGATGCCGAAGATGGGCCTGACACCCGATTCTTTGCTGTACGAGTTGCGCAGGGAGACGTAGGCACGCTTCTGGTCCTTGATTAGGTGGTGAAGCTCCGAGACGATGAGCGCTTCTAAGACGTCGGGACGTATTTCGACAGATGAGACCTGGAATAAGGGCGCTTCGGAGAGGATGCGGGTTCCTTTGGGGATTTTGGAGGTGGCGATGAGTCCTCTGCCTTTGCCAGGGACTTCGCGCATGACGTAGGATTTTGTGGCGGCTTTCTCCATTGTGACTTGGAGATGTCCGGAACGTCGATCGATTGAGAGCGTAGCCAAGTCACCTCCTGTCAAGCAATCGATAGTGATCTTGAGAACCTGGGGAGGACACGAGAGGAGTCGGGATGCTGAAGAAAGAAGTTTTTGTGGCCCGTTCTTGATATTTCAGTATCGGCTATGTAGCAGGGAGGAGCAAGATGGTGTTCAGCCCATCGGCAGGCCAGAAGTCTTTTATGTTGGCAGAAGGGATCAAACCATCTTTCACTCGAGTCGGAGACGTGCCTTTGTTTGCTACCAAATACCGGTGGATGTTTGCCAACAAAATTTAGACAGATCTTGTCGGCCCTGTTCAGGTCAATGTTAGTGTACCCATCCGTAGATAGGTATGTAAGAAAGAGTAGCACATGAAAAGCGCTTACGCCGTAAGGTCAATCAGAAATACTCAGTGGTTGCAACCTAGGGGCTGGGAACACATGTTTGTATTTGAGTCCTCTAGTCTGATCAATATCTCCATCTTATCTCACTGATTTCTTCGGAACGCCTCCTACGCCCCCATTGATCAAGGTGCAGTTTGTGATATTCCTTATCCTGAGTCCAATCGTCACAATTGCAGACGTACGCGAACTCGATTCTCAATGCACAATCTTCAAATGACGCCAGTATAGATCCTTGCGAGACTTTCTCTAACCACCCAGCACATTTACATTTCGGGATGTTGTCATATCGAACTCGTGGGTATcgctggtggttgaggggaggggtcggtTCGACACTTCTtggttggagaaggaaaCCTCAGGAATGGCAGAAGAAAGCTGATTCTCTTCCTGCGTCGGCATACCCGCGATAATAGATAACTGTTGAAATTGCCCTGCGTGGGATTCAACCACCTTGGCTTGCTTTGGTATCCCGATTTCAGGAGATGGCTTCTCGCCTCGGCCCCTCTTTGGTCGACCGCAAGCATGAAAATGGTGTTCGTGGTATGCTCTATCTTGTGTAGAACTAACCCCCGTGAGCGGCAAGACGTTCGAAGGGCTGTAACTTCCAGGTGCAGTATACAGCCCAGCCTGCCGGTATTCTGCCAGCCAAACAACAGGAATGTAAGAAGTAATCGAAGAGAGACGCTTGTAGGGATCGCAGCTTGTCAGCCCGCTGACATCCGTCGGGTATTTCTTGTCCCAGATCAGATCACCTTCCCGGTCATCGGGTACATTGGTTCCAAAGCTGGGTAAGCAGGTTGTCAATACGTAATATACAAATGCTGTGCCCCTGATCCCATGGCGACGTACCCGTCATTCTCCATTCCAACCATATATGACATGGACTGTCCACAACCAGTATTTGCCTGCACCAGACGCCGATTAGTCGGGACGATTCATAAGCACCATTCGATATCCATAGATACATTCTGATCCCAACCCGAATCCTCGTCCTGTTGGGATctctttgatgatgagactTCCTTATCAGAATTCTCCACTCCGTAGTTGTCTTTATGGTGGCGAAGTGCAAGCAAGGCAACTTCTACATGATGGCGTCCGATATGCCGTGTATAGTCCCTCAGGCCAGGTAGTTGTTCTTGACACAGGAGGCAAATGGAAACTGTCTCAGAAGCATGCGGGATTCCTCTCAGAGCCTTCTCGACCTCATAACTTTCTGAGCGCAAGGTGTCATGGGCATTGTCTATATGTTCCTTGAGCATCCTCGCTGATAAAAGCGTCTCGTTGCATTCGAATGGGCAGAACCAAGAGCGCCAGTGCTGACTTTCGACATGATTTACCCATTCTTGACGTGTGGTATAGTGTGTTTTTGCAGTTTCGCAATCCGGCTCTATGCATACATAAGGCTTGAGGTCGCCAAACACATGTCTTCTGTAATGTTGTGTCGAGGGAAATCTTTTGCTATTTCGGACTCTCTCCGGGGTTGTCGCAATAGCAAGAGGCACCCCACCCACTTTGCTGTTTATGTTATTTTCAATTACACGCTGGTCGAAAATGGAAATCAGAAATAAAATCTGCGGCCAAAAGATACTTAGGGCTTCAGGTCAATACAAACAGCGTAACGGGCTGAGCCCTGTGGTGGCTTCGGCAACCCGCGGCTGTGGTGGACCTGCCGGGTAGGGCGTGGTCTCACCGACAACCCCTGATGAAGCTATTCCCACTTCGCGGGTAGCGCGTGCGTGCCTCGAGCTCCTTAGCGAACTAGGTGAATCTCCCGATAACCCGCAGGTTACTTTACGACTTTTTCTCGGCTAATCTAAGCTTCCTAGTATCAAGCGCAGTCGCGCCCTGAAATCGATTCTTCGCCGTAAACCCAGGCAGGTTTTCCATTGAACCACCCATAACACAAGGGCCTTTGGCCCCTTTTAGCGCCGCTCACAgtgaaccctaaccctcacaGCGCTTCAAACCCAAACGCATCTAGCAGCATCCAGAAGCCAACTCTATCAAGGCACCTATCAAGCATTGCGACTAGTGCGCAAATGAAGCCCGGCCCGATATTTGGTGAGcggccggtgatgggggtaATTGGGTCGCGATCGAGACCTGATGCTGGACCAGGTCTCTGGATGGTCATATGACGCAGCAATATGGAACTTACCAGGATCTGTGCCAATGTGTCGATACGACATATTACGACCATCAGCGGAGTTCATGGCTTAGCTAGCCCTCAAGCTCTCGCTAGAGATGACGTGTGGCTACAACGCCCCGAAGCTTGGTAGGGTCAATGGAACGTCGGTTAAACACAAATCGGGCAACTGACTGGGGACAGATTGTCGACTTGGTCCACTCTAGAGGTGAATACGAGGGCTGAGTCCACCAATCATCATCGTTATCGCTTTGCACCTAGGTATTTGCACTGGTAGTTAAATGCTGCGGTCCTGCTTTGTTTCTCTAGTACCTTCACTTTTAAGCAATAGTCCTTCGCAATCGGCTCAAGCACAAGATAGCTGGCTCACACTCACTAGACTGAACAACTTTCAAACCACATATTCAATTCACCGCACTCCAGCCCGCCAATTGCCAAAATGAAGCTCTCACTTCTTGCACTGGCCAGTGCTACTTCCGCGGCCGTCATCACCACGCGCGATGTTGTTTTCGAAGCCCGCAACTTCACCGCCAGCTGCGTCCCTCACAGCGCCATGTGCTTGTAAGCAATCCCCCCCCCTTGAACTCTCACCACAATTCCTTCCTATCCAACACGTTAATATTAACACGAGACAGCTACTCCCTAAATGCCTTCATGCCTGGAACCATGGACACCCTAGGCTACAACTGCACCGCCTCCGGTGTGGGTGGCGTGGGAATCCTCCCCGAGATCAAAGGTGGCACCTGCCCTCCGTCATCGCGTACTTTCGACGTCCTCCGAAACGAGACCGGTATGACCGTCATCGTCAGTGTTCAAGTCTCTCGTCTTAGCTACACCAGGGGCGCGCATTTCATCCCAAGTGAGCAGATCCAGATCATCAAGGGCGTTACTCCGACTGGGGATTACACGGCCTATGTTGGACCCAAGGACTTTCCGCTGGAGCGGATATGGTAGTGCAGGGATGATGGACGTTGAATGCGGGGCATAGATATGCAAGATGTTCGTGATCATGCAGCACATTGTCACCTGTGGATTTCAGCTGCGTGCAGACGTTATGATAATATGTATCACCTCGTACTCGATCCCGCGGTAGAAccaaaaatgaaaaaaatTGAAAATGAAAATCgaaagaacaaaaaaggcAAACAGAATACACTGCCTGGTTGCTCGAAGGAGATCACTTGGAGCTCCCATGGTAAGGTTAACTGGAATCTAACAGTTACCAAACGCAACAATAGTGAGTGTTCCACCGCTGGTAGTCAAATGCTTGGCCTAAAATAAAGAAAATAAAGGTTTGTACTACCGTAGAATCTCGCGAAAGTCGGATTTTCCTTGTGGCTGGACCTAATAGATGAGCGAATCGTGGTTTTCGGCGATAAGTCTGAGTAGTGTGGAGCAGAATGGCATCTCAGATATCACGGCAAGGCTCGTGTGAGCAGTATGGAGTTGATAGGAGAGCTGTGTACTGGGGTGGTAGTTAAGGTGGATGCTT
The sequence above is a segment of the Podospora pseudoanserina strain CBS 124.78 chromosome 5, whole genome shotgun sequence genome. Coding sequences within it:
- a CDS encoding hypothetical protein (COG:B; EggNog:ENOG503P0NK); its protein translation is MEKAATKSYVMREVPGKGRGLIATSKIPKGTRILSEAPLFQVSSVEIRPDVLEALIVSELHHLIKDQKRAYVSLRNSYSKESGVRPIFGIAKTNVLLFGTHEPEGGLFLEMSRMDHSCRPNTHYNWNNKTERLTIHALRDIQDGEELTVSYMTQTGPRVHRQKVLEDCFFFHCECELCGLPPGASEESNMWLLEIAAIEHELEDGNGTFYYAKALALLREMFAVFREEGIWDQSIPKVHVVAFRIACMYADERRANIFAQRALEVRVVIEGEDSLEVAKLGGMWRTLLSMRRGS
- a CDS encoding hypothetical protein (EggNog:ENOG503P5YD; COG:S), encoding MLSLSSLSALCALAVAVLAVDPAPPTLTYLFSVNLTFAEPISIGSVPYGTRDLLTISGGNAVGPKISGTVGKGLDWGLTSRQGVFSPDALYSLHTDDNATILIFEKGHAPHVHILFETASPKYEWLNSAVAYATGGPNEVGVGLDVWQ
- a CDS encoding hypothetical protein (EggNog:ENOG503P76M; COG:S) codes for the protein MVSFTTFTAGLVAIFASSAMAAPTNAAAAASGSSVGLGACAQLHQDSEFVVALSHADFDPRTPGGNPNNNPLCGRRLRASFEGKSVEVAVVDRCPACSAGSLDLSPAAFSQLADLGRGRIQGSWVWL
- a CDS encoding hypothetical protein (EggNog:ENOG503PE5J), whose protein sequence is MKLSLLALASATSAAVITTRDVVFEARNFTASCVPHSAMCFYSLNAFMPGTMDTLGYNCTASGVGGVGILPEIKGGTCPPSSRTFDVLRNETGMTVIVSVQVSRLSYTRGAHFIPSEQIQIIKGVTPTGDYTAYVGPKDFPLERIW